Genomic DNA from Pseudomonas fitomaticsae:
CTGCTCCGGAAGTCGAAGTGGCTCCGGTTCGCGAAGCTCAGCCTCAGGTTGAAGCGGCTGCCGAACCAGCGGTGACCTTCGAAGCACCAGTCGTTGTTGAAGAGTCGGTTGTCGAAACCGTCGCTGAAACCGTGACCGAAACCGTGCGTGAAGTTCGCGAAGAACAGACCGCATTCAACTGGGTCGCCGAACCGGTTGTTGCTGAAACACCAGCGCCAGTGGTTGAAGCGCCTGTTGTTGAAGAAGCCAAGGCTGCCGAGCCAGTAGTTGTTGCTGAACCGGCACCGGTCGTTGAAGCCCCAGTCGTCGAAGCGCCAGTGGTTGCCGAAACACCTGCCCCGGTAGTTGAAACAGCTCCAGTTGTCGCCCCGGTCAGCGCCCTGACCCCAAGCGGCCGCGCACCTAACGACCCGCGTGAAGTGCGTCGTCGCAAGCGTGAAGAAGAGCGCCTGCAGAAGGAAGCCGAACTGGCTGCCGCTGCCGCCGCTACTGCTCCAGCTGCCGAAGTGATCGAGGCAGCTCCTGCCCCGGTCGCTGAAGAAGTTGCCGTTGAAGCCGTGATTGCCGAAGCTCCACGCTCCGTTCAGGAAGCGGTCGAGCAACACGAAGAGGCCCAGGAAAAAGAACACGAGCCTAAACCCCTCGTCTGATTCCAAACGCCAATAAAAAGCCCCGCCTGGTAATCCAGGCGGGGCTTTTTTATATCTCAAGGTTTTATCAGGACGGCGGGAAAACCAGCGCGTCGGGTACATCGATATCCCACAACACGCCCGGATCATCCACCGCGACTTCAACCACCCGCCCTTGGGCAAACAACGGTCGCGCGCCCCGGTCACCGGACAAGGCCATCAGCCCCGCTGCAAACGAGCGACCAAACCCGACCGGATGCCCATAGTCACCATTCAACGTCGGTACGCTGACCGCATCCTCGGCAATCGCCGCCACAACCCGCTCAATGCTCGACGGCAGGATGAACGGCATATCCCCCAGGACAATCAGCCAGCCATCGGCATCCGGGCAAGCCGCCACACCCGCAGCGATGCTATCGCCCATTCCCGTGGACTCAATCGAGACAATGTCACACCCGTAAGCCTGCGCCATGCGCATCGCCTGCGGTCGCACCTCGGTCGTCACCAGCAATCGCTGGTCGAGGCTCGCCGGCAGGTTCACCAGCACCTGCTCGATCACTGAACGCACGGCGCCATCACGCCCGGTGCAATCGGCCAGCAGCTTGTCCTTGTCGGCGCCCGCCACCTCACGAAAGCGGCTGCCCTCACCCGCCGCCAGCACAATCACCCCGATGGATCGGCTCATACACTCTCCACTGTTTTCTTCTGCTTGAGCTCGACACCATTCTTGATCGCGACGATTTCCGCCAACAGCGACAAGGCGATTTCCGCCGGGGAATGGCTGCCAATATGCAAACCGATCGGCCCGTGCAATCGGGCAATGGCCGCTTCTGACAAGCCTAGCTCAGCGAGATTTTCCCGGCGCTTGATGCTGTTGACCCGCGAGCCGAGCGCACCGACATAGAACGCTTTGGAGTCGAGCGCCGTGAGCAGCGCCATGTCGTCCAGACGTGGATCGTGAGTCAGCGCGACAATCGCCGTGCGTTCATCAGTCTGGATATTCAGCACCGCCTCGTCCGGCATGCCGGGGACAAACCGCCCATGCTGCTCTTCCCAGCCATAGACGAACTCGGTGCGCGGATCACAGATCAGCACTTCGAAATCCAGCAGTCGCGCCATCTCGGCCACATACCGCGACAACTGCCCGGCGCCGATCAACAGCAGGCGCCAGCGCGGGCCGTAAATGGCACGCAGGGTCTGGCCGTCGAAGCTCAAGACGTCGGTCTTGCCGGCCGGGCGCAACATTACCTCGCCAGTGCGAATGTTCAGTTCGCGAGCGACGATTTCATGAGCCTCGCAGCGATCCAGCAACTCGGCGACCCACGCCGGATCGCCGACCCGTTCCTCGGTCAGGCGCAGGGTGCCGCCGCAAGGCAGGCCGAAGCGCGCGGCTTCTTCCTGCGTCACGCCGTAGGTGATCAATTGCACCGGCGGCCCGTTGGCGGGAATCCGCCCATCGTGCAGCCGGGCGATCAGATCGTCCTCGACGCAACCGCCGGACACCGAACCGATCACCACCCCATCTTCGCGCAACGCCAGCATCGCGCCGGGTGCCCGGGGCGCAGTGCCCCAGGTCTGCACCACCGAAAACAACACTACCCGCTTCCCGTCGCGGCGCCATTCGAGCACGCTGCGCAGGACATTGAGATCGGCGCTGTCCATCACGCTTGCGCCTTTTGCCAGCCCTGCAACTGGTAACGCACCGGCAGGTTGCGGATGCGCTGACCGGTGGCGGCGAAGATCGCATTGCACAGTGCCGGCGCAATCGGCGGCACGCCAGGCTCACCGACACCGCCCAATGGCACCTCGCCCGGCGGCGTCACCAGATGCACCGCGACTTCCTTCGGCGCCAGTGACATGCGCGCCACTTCATACATATGGAAGTTGTCCTGCTGCACCTTGCCGTCCTTGAAGCTGATTTCGCCCCACACGGCATTGCCCAGGCCCATCACACAGGCGCCTTCGAACTGCGAACGGATGCGCTCGGGGTTGATCTGCGGGCCACAATCCACGGCGATATCGGCTTTGTGCACGATCAGCGTGCCGTCGTCCTTGACCTCGACTTCGATCACCGCCGCCACATAGGTGACGAAGCTGTAATGCACGGCCAGTCCGAGGCCACGGCCCTTGGGCAGTTGACGCCCCCACCCCGCCGCCTTGGCCGCCGTTTCCAGCACGGTGCGCATGCGCCCGGTGTCGATCGGATAACGCTCGGGGGATTCGCCGTAGTTCCACTCTTCACTCAAAGTGCGTGGATCAATCTGTCGATCCGGGCCGAGCAGCTTGATCTGGTACTTGAGCGGATCTTCCTTGGCCTTGTGCGCCAGTTCGTCGACAAAGCTCTGGATCGCAAAACCATGGGGAATGTTCGACACCGAGCGATACCAGCCGACCCGCGTATGAACCGTGGCTTCAGGGTTTTCCAGGCGCACGTTGGGAATCGCGTAGGCCATGTTGGTAAAGCCCATGCCCAGCTCGAACGCAGCTTCGTGATTCATGCCCGGCGCAAACAGCGCGGTGATGCTCGGCGCCACCGTGCGGTGCAGCCAGGCGGACGGCAAGCCGTCCTTGCCCACGCCAGCCTTGAGATATTCGGCGGACACGGTGTGGAAATACGAGTTGTGGATGTCGTCTTCCCGGGTCCACTGCACGCGCACGGCTTTGCCAGGAAATTCCTTGGCGAGCACGGCAGCTTCAACCACAAAGTCCGGTTTGGACTTGCGGCCGAAACCACCGCCCAACAGCGTGACATTGAACGTGACGTTATCGAACGGCAGCCCCAGGCGTTCGGCGATCCGCTCACGGGTGACCTGCGGCGCCTGGCTCGGTGCCCATGCCTCGCACGTGCCATCCTTGTAACGGGCGATGGCGACCATCGGCTCCATCGGTGCCTGGGCCAGATGCGGCAGATAATAAGAGGCTTCCAGCGTGCTGGCGGCACTACCGATGGCTTTGTCGATATCGCCGGTGTTGCGCACGACCTTGCCCGGCTTCAGCGAAGCGGCTTCGATCTCCTTGCGATAGGCGACCGAGTCATAAGTGGCGTTCGGGCCATCGTCCCACTCGATCTTCAGCGCTTCACGGCCCTTCAATGCCGCCCAGGTGTTGCTGGCCACCACGGCCACGCCACCCAACGGCTGGAATTCCGAAGGCAATGGCCGGGGTTCGATCTGGATGACTTTGAGGACGCCCGGCACTTTCAGCGCGGCGCTGTCGTCGACTGACTTGACCTTGCCGCCGTACACCGCCGGACGCGCAATGACCGCGAACAGCATGCCGTCGAAATGCACATCGGCGCCGTACACCGCGCGGCCATTGACGATGTCGGCACCGTCGATGGCCTTGGTGCCTTCCTTGCCGATGTAGCGGAATTCCGACGGCTGCTTGAGCCGCAGGCTGTCACGGGCCGGCACCGTCAGCGCACTGGCCGCAGCGGCCAGCTCACCGTAACCCAGCTCGCGCCCGGACGGCGTGTGAATGACTTTATGCAGTTGCGCGCGGCATTCGCCGACCGGCACCTTCCACTGCGCAGCGGCGGCCTGCTCCAGCATGGTCCGGGCGGCAGCGCCGCAACGGCGCATCGGTTCGTACCAGTGACGCATGCTGCGCGAGCCGTCGGTGTCCTGGTTGCCGAAGCGCACTTCATCACCCGGCGCCTGCTGAACCTTGACGTGGGCCCAGTCGGCTTCCAGTTCATCGGCGACCACCATGGTCAGGCTGGTGCGCACGCCCTGGCCCATTTCCGAACGGTTGCAGACCACGGTCACCGTGCCATCGGCGGAAATGCTGACGTAAACCTTCGGATCGTCGATCCAGCCGTTGGGCATGCCATCGGCGCCGAACTGCTTCGGCTTGTCTTCGGCCAGCGCATCCTGCCAGCCCCAGCTCGCCGCCAGCACCAGCGCACCGGTGGCGCCAACGCCCTTGAGAAAGCCCCGGCGACTCAGGTTGCTCAGGGCGAAATCGTTCGGTAGACGGCTCATGCCTTGGCCTCCTTCAGGTGAGTGGATGCCTGACGGATCGCGGTCTTGATCCGGTTGTAGGTGCCGCAGCGGCAGATGTTGCCGACCATCGCTTCTTCGATCTGCTCGTCGCTCGGGTTCGGGTTGGTCTTGAGCAACGCGGTGGCGGACATGATTTGCCCGCCCTGACAGTAACCGCATTGGGCCACAGCGGTGTCGAGCCAGGCTTGCTGGACAATCTGCCCTACCGGGTCGGCGTGCAGGTTGTCGATGGTGGTCACGTTCTGCCCGACCACCGAACCGATCGGGGTGATGCAACTGCGCGCCGGCGCGCCGTCGATATGAATCGTGCACGCACCGCACAGGCCCATGCCGCAGCCGAACTTGGTGCCGTTGTAACCGGCGACGTCACGGATCGCCCACAACAGCGGCATGTCCTCGGTAACATCGAGTGGATGGTCTTGACCATTAAGTTTCAGGGTAATCATGGGCACGCCCGCATATTCATGGAGGTTATGGGGTCGAGCCATCTGCCACCGCAGGGACGGTGGTGGTTCGCGCAGATCGGCTCAGGCTAATCAGGCTCTCTTGTGCGGACGGGTACGTCTGCACCGGGCCTTTGGTGGAGCAAATGACTGGTATCGTTAGCTGGCTACGTTAACCCGCGATTAACAAAAAAGCCCTGCACTTTTTAAATAATGCAGGGCTTTGGGTTCAGCCTTGAAAGCGTAGCCTCAATAGCGATTGGGCTCCATTTCCAGCTCGACATTGAAACGTTCTGAAATGTCTTTCTGGATACGCTGGGCCAGATCGAGCAATTGCAGCCCGGTCGCCGCGCCGTAGTTGACCAGCACCAGCGCCTGCAATTTATGCACGCCGGCATCGGCCTCACGGAAACCTTTCCAGCCGGCGCGCTCGATCAACCAGCCGGCCGCCAGTTTCATCTGCCCGTCCGGTTGCGCGTAGGCCACCAGATCCGGGTGCTGCGCCTTGATCTGCGCAACCACCGCCGCCGACACCAGCGGATTCTTGAAGAAGCTGCCGGCATTGCCGAGCACGGCCGGGTCAGGCAACTTTTCACTGCGGATGCTGCAAATCGCTCGACTGACGTCTGTCGGCGTCGGCTGCTCGATGCCCTGCTCGCTCAGACGCTGACGCACCGGGCCGTATTCCAGGTGCAGATGCGCGACTCGATCCAGTGCGAAGCGCACCCGCAGGATCAGCCAACGACCCGGCTGCTGCTTGAACACGCTGTCGCGGTAAGCGAAGTTGCACTCTTGCAGGCTGAAGTCGCGCAACTCACCGGTCTGGCGATCCAGCGCCGTCAGGCCGGCGAACACATCCTTGATCTCGACACCGTAGGCACCGATGTTCTGCATCGGCGCGGCGCCGACGGTGCCGGGGATCAGACTGAGATTCTCCAGCCCGGAAAACCCCTGCGCCAGCGTGTGCTGCACGAACGGGTGCCACGGCTCGCCAGCCTCGGCTTCGATCACCACACGATTGCCTTCGTCACTGATGACACGGATACCACGAGTGGACATGCGCAACACCAGCGCCGGAATGTCCGCCGTGAGCAACAGATTGCTGCCGCCGCCGATCACCAGCAACGGCACCTCGTGGGAAGTCGCGTAAGCCAGGGCTTCGCGCACATCGGCGTCACTGTGGGCTTCGGCAAACAGCTGCGCGCGAACGTCGACGCCGAAGGTGTTGAAGGGTTTCAGGGAAACCTGCGGCTGTACCTGCAAACTCATAACCGCCCCTTCACTTCGATCAACAGCTGATCGCAGGCACGCTCGATCAGATCCAGCACCTGCTCGAAACCCTGATCGCCGTCGTAATACGGATCCGGCACCTCGTCGACCACGCCTTCATAGCGGCGCAGAAACAGGTCCAGCTCGGCCTTGCCGCTGGACGGCTGCAAGGCCTTGAGGTTGCGCAGATTGCTGTTGTCCATGGCGAGGATCAGGTCGTAGCTGGCGAAATCGGCACGGCTGACCTGCTGGGCGCGTTGCGCCGACAGGTCATAACCGCGCAGCTTGGCCGCGGCCTGACTGCGTTTGTCCGGCGGATTGCCGACGTGCCAGTCGCCGGTGCCGGCGGAGGCCACTTCGACCTGATCCGCCAGCCCCGCTTCACGCAACTTGTGGCGCAACACACCTTCGGCGGTGGGCGAACGGCAGATGTTGCCCAGGCACACGAACAGAACGCGCATCAGGCCTCCAGCAGGCGACGGACGCGCTCAAGGTCTTCGGCGGTGTCGACACCGGTCGGCGGTGCGATCAACGCGTCAGCCACATGAATCCGCACGCCGTGCCACAGGGCACGCAGCTGTTCGAGGGATTCGGTGTTTTCCAGCCAGCACGGCCCCCAGCTCACGAAGTCCTGAAGGAAACCTGCGCGGTAGGCATAAATGCCGATGTGACGACGATACGGCACGCCTTCCGGCAGCACGTCGCGGCTCTTGGCGAACGCATCGCGAGCCCATGGCAGGGTCGCGCGACTGAAGGTCAGCGCCAGACCGTTAAGGTCGCTGACGACCTTGACCACGTTCGGGTTGAACAGGGTTTCGACGTCTTCAATCGGCTCGGCCAGGGTGGCCATGCGCGCTTCGGTGTGGGCCGCAAGATTGGCGGCGACCTGATCGATCACGCTCGGCGGGATCAGCGGTTCGTCACCCTGCACGTTGACCACGATGGCATCCGGCTCCAGGCCCAGCTTCGCGGCCACTTCGGCCAGACGATCGGTGCCGGAGTTGTGATCTTCACGGGTCAGCACCACTTCGGCGCCGAAGGCCTTGCAGGCTTCGACGATGCGCGCATCGTCGGTCGCCACGACCACACGACTGGCGCTGCTTTTGCTGGCCTGTTCCCAGACGTGCTGGATCATCGGCTTGCCGGCGATGTCCAGCAGCGGCTTGCCCGGCAGACGGGTCGAGGCGTAGCGCGACGGGATGACAACGGTGAAGGCGGTGGTCATTTATCCAGACGCTCGTCGGTGGTCAGGGTGCGGGCTTCGCTTTCCAGCATGACCGGGATGCCATCACGGATCGGGTACGCCAGGCCGGCGCCCTTGCTGATCAGTTCGGTCTTGTCGGCGCTGAGCTTGAGCGGGCCTTTGCAGACCGGGCAGGCGAGGATGTCGAGCAATTTGGTGTCCATGAACATTCCCTGGATAAAAACGGATTAAGGCAAAAGACGATCCGGCAACAGGCGCATCAACTGCGTGTCGAACCAGGCCACGAAGGCCGGCGACGGCACGGCATCGACCGCCAGGTACCACCAGTCGTCTGCAGCGAAGGCGCGGCACTTCACCGCGTCCTTCTCAGTCATCACCACTGGCAATGACGGCGTGAAACTCAAGGCCTGCACGCTGTATTCGGCGTGGTCGGCGAAGGCGTGGGGCACAGGCCGCCAGTCTAGCGCTTCGAGGGTATTGAAGAAACGTTGCGGGTTGCCGATCCCGGCGACTGCGTGCACGGCCTGACCGGGCGGAAAATGATCGAGCGACCGGCGTTCGCCGCTGCGCAGATTGACCAGCGCCGAAGGTTTGAGGCGGAAAGCGAAACCGCCGTCGCGATCTTCGAGGGCGCCGTTGAACAGCACACCGTCAACGCTTTGCAGGCGCTCGGCCGGTTCGCGCAGGGGGCCTGCGGGCAGGCAGCGCTGGTTGCCAAGACCACGGGCGGCGTCGATCAGCACCAGTTCCAGATCCCGTGCGAGGCGGTAATGCTGCATGCCGTCATCGGACAGGATCAGGTCCAGCGGCTCGCTGTCCAGCAGGGCTCTGACGGCGGCGCTGCGATCGGGATCGATCATCAGCGGCACGCCAGTGCGCTGCACGATCAGCAAAGGTTCGTCGCCGGCGATTTCAGCAGTCTGATCGGCTTCGACCCGCCATGGCAGTTGCGCCGGTTTGGCGCCGTAGCCACGGCTGACCACGCCGACCCGCAGCCCGTGGCGTCGGCAGTGCTCGATCAGCCACAGGATCATCGGCGTCTTGCCGGTGCCGCCGACGGTGATATTGCCGACCACGATCACCGGCACCGGTGACTGATAGATCTCACCCTCGCCGTCGAGAAAACGCTGACGCTTGCCGGCCACGACGCGGCGGTACAGCCACTCCAGCGGCCGCAACAGCGTCAGGGCCGGGTGCCCCTCGTACCACGCGGCGAGCAGACGATCGGACATGGCCATCAGGATTTGGGCGCCGCCTCGACCGTGGTCATGCGCAGATGGCTGAAACCGAGCTTGCCGGCCGCGTCCATGGCGGTGATCACGGATTGGTGCTGAGTCTTGCCGTCAGCACTGATCGACAACGGCATGTTGGTGTCGCCGTTGGCTTCTTTCTGCATGGCCTCCATCAGGGTGGCCAGATCGTTTTTCGGCAGAATCTTGTTGTTCACCGAGAACACGCCTTCGGCGCTGATGGCCACGTCCAGTTGCTTGACCTGCTGGTCCTCGGCCGGTGAGCCGCTGACCGCTTCCGGCAGATCGACACGCAGCTGGGTTTCGCGGGTGAAGGTGGTGGTCACGACGAAAAACAGCAACAGGATGAACACCACGTCGATCAGCGACGCGAGGTTGATGTCGATGGTTTCCCGGGGCTTGCGACGGAATTTCACGCTTTGCCCCCGGCCAGATCGACGTCACGGTCGCCCTGCACCACTTCCACCAGTTTGATCGCTTCCTGTTCCATGCCTACCACCAGTTCATCGATACGGCGTTGCAGGAAACGGTGGAAGAACACCGCCGGAATACCGACCATCAGGCCCGCAGCGGTGGTGATCAGCGCCTTGGAAATACCGCCGGCCAGGACCGAAGCATTGGTGGTCATGCCGGAACCGGTGAACGCACTGAAAATGTCGATCATGCCCAGCACCGTACCCAGCAGACCGAGCAACGGCGACATGGCAGCGATGGTGCCCAGCGCGTTGACGTAACGCTCCAGCTCGTGGATGACCCGGGCGGCCGCTTCTTCAATGCACTCCTTCATGATCTCGCGACCATGCTTGGAGTTGGCCAGGCCCGCGGCGAGGATTTCCCCCAGCGGTGAGTTGGCGCGCAATTCCTTGAGTTTTTCCTTGTTGAGCTGCTTGTCCTTGATCCAGACCCAGACCTGACCCAGCAGATGCTCAGGGGTGACGCGACTGGCGCGCAGGGTCCACAGGCGCTCGGCGACGATCGCCATGGCGGCGATGGAACTCAGAATGATCGGCAACATCATCCAGCCGCCGGATTTGACCAATTCCCACACAGTGACAGCCCCCTCGAAAAAGTGCGCCACTTTACCATACCGGTTCGCGATAAAGACCCGTCGCCCCGACGACCGTGCTCAACGGTACTCCGCCCCCGGCAACGGCGGGTCGCGCCAGAAGCGGCGTTGTTGACGCATCGACCGGGCCGGCTGAAACCGCCCCAGTTGCAGATGAATGGCGCCCTGCTCGGCGCTGTCATGGATGTGTATGCCCTGTTTGCGGTAGCGGGCGATGACCGTCGGGTGCGGGTGACCGAACGAGTTGCCCTGCCCTCGGGAAATCAGCACCGCCTGTGGTCGCAAAGCCTTGAGCAAGGCCATCGATGAGGAACTGCGGCTACCGTGATGCGGGGCTTGAAGCCATCGGGTTTGAACTGCCAGTGCGCTGTTGAGCAGGTCCCGTTCGGCAGCGCTGTCGATATCGCCGGTCAGCAGTAACCGTTCGCCGTTGGCTTCGATCTGCAACACGCAGGAACGCTGGTTGCTGTCATGGCCGTCGGCCCACTGCCATAGATGAAAGGCAACGCCGTCCCACTGCCATTGCCGGCCGCTTTCACAAGCCTTGGCGTTCAGCGTTTCGGGCAACCCCGGCGGATCGCCGCTGATGACCCGGCTGACCGGCAATCCTTTCGCCACCGCGAGTGCGCCACCCGCGTGATCGACATCGGCATGGCTGAGCAGCATCAGGTCGAGGTGTTCCACCCCCAGTTTGCGCAATGCCGGCAGCACCACCCGCTCGCCGAGGTCGAAATCGCCGAAACGCGGGCCGCTGTCGTACAGCAAGGTGTGATGCCGGGTGCGGATCAGAATTGCCAGACCTTGCCCGACATCCAGTTGCCAGACATCGGCCACACCTTCGGCCAGACGCTCTCGAGGCGGAAATGCCAGCACCAGCAGCAATGGCCAGCCCAAGGGACGCAAGGGAACGCCTCGGGGCAGCAATAACAACAGGGCACCAAGACCTCCCAGCGCCCAGACCCACCACTGCATCGTCGTCGGCACCCACGCCGGCCAACGACCGGCAATCAGGGCCAGTGCCCGGAACAATCCATCGATCAGTCCGCCGGCCAGCCACAGCAGCCCTTCCCCGACATAAGGGATTGGCAGTAACAAAGTGCCAAGCAACGCCGGCGGCAGCACCGCAAAACTGACCCACGGCACCGCCAGCAGATTGGCCAGTGGCCCACTGAGACTGATCGGCAGACTCAACGCCACCAGCACCGGGCACAAGCCGATCGCGATCAGCCACTGCGCGCGCGACCAGGTCTGCCACCAGCGCCACGGCCCCAGACGGCCGCCGAAGGTGAAGATCAGCACGGCGACCGCGATAAATGACAGCCACAACCCCGGACGCAGACTGGCCAGCGGATCCATCAACAACACGCCGTTGAAGGCCAGCAGCAGCGGCCACCACGCACCGAGGTGGCGAAAACGCAAACGCCACAGCAGCACCAGCGCAACCATCACGCAGGCCCGCCGCACCGGTACATCGAATCCGGCCAGCAAGCCGTAACCCAGCGCCGCCGTGAATGCCAGACCGCACGCCCAGGGCAGCCAGGGCCAACGCACCGGCCAGATCCCGACCCGCGCCAGCCCGGCGACCAGCGCATACATCAACGCCGCCAACAGCCCGATGTGCTGACCGGAAATCACCAGCAGGTGTACGGTGCCGGTGTCCTGCAAGATCTGCCAATCTTCGCGACTGAGCCCGGAGCCATCGCCGAGCACCAACGCGGCCAGAGCGCCGTTACGTCCCTGGGCATCCACTGCTAGCAGGCGCTGGCGAATACTGTCGCGCCAGGCCCACTGCGCCGGCGCCAGGCGCTGACCATCCTTCACCGTCCCGGTAGCGCCGATGCGCTGCGCCAACAGCCAGGCTTCGTAATCGAACGCATCCGGATTGAGCAGCCCACCGGGGCGCTTGAGCTTGACCGCCAGTCGCCAGCGTTCACCACTTTTGACCTCTGGCCCGGCGTACCAGGCCAGACGCATCAGCGACGGCAGTTTGTCGTGACGCGAGCGGGCATCGGCCAGTTCGAACCGCACGACGCCCTCGGCACTCTGCGGCAAACCGACGACCCGCCCCTCCACCCAGCGCGTTTCACCATCCAGCCGTGAAGGCAGTCGGTCATTCAACGCCATCTGCGCGCTGAAACCCGCCCATACGAATCCAAACAAAAAAAACGCCAGTGGATAGCTGCGAAACGGCAACAGCATCAGCGCCACCCACGGCAACACCAGCAATAACCCGACCGGCGGCAAGGCCGGTAAAAAAACCGGAGCCAGCAGACCGACCGCCAGCGCCATCATCCCTGTGCGCATAAGCCCGTCCTTGAGAGTCCCACCTTCAGGCATAGCTGTTGCCGGGCACGACCGTCGTTATCAATTGTCACAAAGTCTGAATGGGCGGTTCGTAGAATCCAGACATACTTGCCGCCTTAACCGACCGAGAAGCCTTATGCCCCGGCGCTTATTCAAACGTTACATGCCCGACCCGACGAGCATCAGGGAACACAAATCCTTACGCTTTCTCGGCACGTTGCTGCATGACCCGAATCTCTGGCACCTCAACCGGCACTCGGTGGCACGGGCCATGGCCGTTGGCCTGTTCGCCGCGTTCCTGCCGATTCCCGCGCAAATGCTGGTGGCCGCTGCGCTGGCTGTCACAGTGCGCGGCAACATGCCGATCGCCGTCAGTCTGGTCTGGCTGACCAACCCGATCACCATGCCGGCGGTGTTCTTCTGCACGTATCAGGCCGGGGCGTGGCTGATGGATGTACCCGCACGCACGCTCCCGGACGAATTGACCTGGGAATGGATCAGCGGCGAACTCTCGACCTTGTGGCAACCGTTCCTGCTGGGTTCGGTGGTGGTCGGGCTGGCACTGGGCGCCCTCGCCTATTGTCTGGTAATGATGTACTGGCGCTGGTGGGTAGCGCGGCAATGGGCGCGGCGCAAGAAAAGTCGTCAGGCCTGAACGCAAAACGGCCTCCACTGTGGGAGGCCGTTTTTCATTGCAGCATTGAAGGGATCAGGTGCGCATGCCGCGCCCGCTCACCAGCAACCGCGAACAACCGATATACAACACCACGGTCGCCACCAGCATGAAGGTGATCGCGATACCGATGCGAATGTCCGACACACCGAGGATGCCGTAACGGAAGGCGTTGACCATGTGCAGCACCGGGTTGGCCAGCGACACGGTCTGCCAGAACGGCGGCAGCAAGGTGATCGAGTAGAACACGCCACCGAGGTAGGTCAGCGGGGTCAGCACGAAGGTCGGGATGATCGAGATGTCATCGAAGTTGCGCGCAAACACCGCATTGATGAAGCCCAGCAGCGAGAAAATCGTCGCGGTCAGCACCACCACCAGCACCGTCACACCGAGATGGTGTACCTGCAAATGGGTGAAGAACAGCGACAGGATCGTCACGATCACACCCACCATCAGGCCGCGCAAGACGCCACCAATGGTGTAACCGATCAGGATGGTATGCGGCGACACCGGCGACACCATCAGTTCTTCGATGGAGCGCTGGAACTTGCTGCCGAAGAAACTCGACACCACGTTGCCGTAGGAGTTGGTGATCACCGACATCATGATCAGCCCCGGCACGATGTACTCCATGTAGGTGAAGCCACCCATGTCGCCGATCTGCCGGCCGATCAGGTTGCCGAAGATCACGAAGTACAGAACCATGGTGATCGCCGGCGGCAGCAGGGTCTGCGGCCAGATCCGGGTGAAGCGTCTGACCTCGCGGTAAACGATGGTGTTGAGGGCAACGAGGTTGGGGCGCAGCTCGGAACTCATACCGCCACCTTCGAAAGATTTTTCTCCACCAGGGACACGAACAGCTCCTCGAGGCGATTGGTTTTATTGCGCAGGCTCAGCACTTCGATGTTCTGCAGGGCCAGTTGGCCGAACAGCGCAGTGATGCCCATGGACTTGTCGACCTGGACTTCCAGGGTAT
This window encodes:
- a CDS encoding Trm112 family protein; amino-acid sequence: MDTKLLDILACPVCKGPLKLSADKTELISKGAGLAYPIRDGIPVMLESEARTLTTDERLDK
- a CDS encoding DNA internalization-related competence protein ComEC/Rec2, with amino-acid sequence MRTGMMALAVGLLAPVFLPALPPVGLLLVLPWVALMLLPFRSYPLAFFLFGFVWAGFSAQMALNDRLPSRLDGETRWVEGRVVGLPQSAEGVVRFELADARSRHDKLPSLMRLAWYAGPEVKSGERWRLAVKLKRPGGLLNPDAFDYEAWLLAQRIGATGTVKDGQRLAPAQWAWRDSIRQRLLAVDAQGRNGALAALVLGDGSGLSREDWQILQDTGTVHLLVISGQHIGLLAALMYALVAGLARVGIWPVRWPWLPWACGLAFTAALGYGLLAGFDVPVRRACVMVALVLLWRLRFRHLGAWWPLLLAFNGVLLMDPLASLRPGLWLSFIAVAVLIFTFGGRLGPWRWWQTWSRAQWLIAIGLCPVLVALSLPISLSGPLANLLAVPWVSFAVLPPALLGTLLLPIPYVGEGLLWLAGGLIDGLFRALALIAGRWPAWVPTTMQWWVWALGGLGALLLLLPRGVPLRPLGWPLLLVLAFPPRERLAEGVADVWQLDVGQGLAILIRTRHHTLLYDSGPRFGDFDLGERVVLPALRKLGVEHLDLMLLSHADVDHAGGALAVAKGLPVSRVISGDPPGLPETLNAKACESGRQWQWDGVAFHLWQWADGHDSNQRSCVLQIEANGERLLLTGDIDSAAERDLLNSALAVQTRWLQAPHHGSRSSSSMALLKALRPQAVLISRGQGNSFGHPHPTVIARYRKQGIHIHDSAEQGAIHLQLGRFQPARSMRQQRRFWRDPPLPGAEYR
- the lpxK gene encoding tetraacyldisaccharide 4'-kinase, coding for MAMSDRLLAAWYEGHPALTLLRPLEWLYRRVVAGKRQRFLDGEGEIYQSPVPVIVVGNITVGGTGKTPMILWLIEHCRRHGLRVGVVSRGYGAKPAQLPWRVEADQTAEIAGDEPLLIVQRTGVPLMIDPDRSAAVRALLDSEPLDLILSDDGMQHYRLARDLELVLIDAARGLGNQRCLPAGPLREPAERLQSVDGVLFNGALEDRDGGFAFRLKPSALVNLRSGERRSLDHFPPGQAVHAVAGIGNPQRFFNTLEALDWRPVPHAFADHAEYSVQALSFTPSLPVVMTEKDAVKCRAFAADDWWYLAVDAVPSPAFVAWFDTQLMRLLPDRLLP
- a CDS encoding MotA/TolQ/ExbB proton channel family protein, with the protein product MWELVKSGGWMMLPIILSSIAAMAIVAERLWTLRASRVTPEHLLGQVWVWIKDKQLNKEKLKELRANSPLGEILAAGLANSKHGREIMKECIEEAAARVIHELERYVNALGTIAAMSPLLGLLGTVLGMIDIFSAFTGSGMTTNASVLAGGISKALITTAAGLMVGIPAVFFHRFLQRRIDELVVGMEQEAIKLVEVVQGDRDVDLAGGKA
- a CDS encoding ExbD/TolR family protein, which translates into the protein MKFRRKPRETIDINLASLIDVVFILLLFFVVTTTFTRETQLRVDLPEAVSGSPAEDQQVKQLDVAISAEGVFSVNNKILPKNDLATLMEAMQKEANGDTNMPLSISADGKTQHQSVITAMDAAGKLGFSHLRMTTVEAAPKS
- the kdsB gene encoding 3-deoxy-manno-octulosonate cytidylyltransferase, which codes for MTTAFTVVIPSRYASTRLPGKPLLDIAGKPMIQHVWEQASKSSASRVVVATDDARIVEACKAFGAEVVLTREDHNSGTDRLAEVAAKLGLEPDAIVVNVQGDEPLIPPSVIDQVAANLAAHTEARMATLAEPIEDVETLFNPNVVKVVSDLNGLALTFSRATLPWARDAFAKSRDVLPEGVPYRRHIGIYAYRAGFLQDFVSWGPCWLENTESLEQLRALWHGVRIHVADALIAPPTGVDTAEDLERVRRLLEA